A genomic stretch from Edaphobacter aggregans includes:
- a CDS encoding AraC family transcriptional regulator, with product MLQKRQTAIFDCLGDSHSQITTLTHDYAAGRVIPLHFHDRDQLVYASRGVMTVRTSDGTWVVPTYRAVWIPATVHHTITMSGTVAMRTLYFKPRLAKALPRDCCVVNVSPLLKELILHACAFAFLRKTIPWQRHLIEVIIDQVETIQMVPLQLPNPTDPRALRIAQALLTDPSESRPLRQLCKVAGAGKRTVERLFQEDVGITFGKWRQQLRLMRAMQLLAEGKKVTHAAFEAGYSTPSAFISMFRKTLGTTPAVYFRAD from the coding sequence GCCTGGGAGATAGCCACTCCCAGATCACCACCCTCACCCACGACTATGCCGCGGGGCGCGTGATCCCGCTGCATTTTCATGATCGAGATCAACTCGTCTACGCATCTCGAGGCGTGATGACGGTACGCACCAGTGATGGCACTTGGGTTGTCCCCACTTACCGCGCGGTTTGGATACCTGCGACAGTTCACCACACTATTACGATGTCCGGAACTGTAGCGATGCGAACCCTTTACTTTAAGCCCCGGTTGGCGAAAGCTCTGCCGAGAGATTGTTGTGTGGTCAACGTGTCACCGCTCCTTAAGGAGCTCATTCTTCACGCCTGCGCCTTCGCCTTTCTGAGGAAGACAATTCCATGGCAACGTCACTTGATCGAGGTCATCATCGATCAGGTGGAAACCATCCAGATGGTTCCTCTACAGCTTCCGAACCCTACCGATCCAAGAGCGCTCCGAATCGCCCAGGCACTCCTGACCGATCCGTCTGAGTCTCGGCCACTTCGGCAGCTCTGCAAAGTAGCCGGCGCCGGCAAGAGGACCGTGGAGCGACTCTTCCAGGAAGACGTGGGCATCACATTCGGTAAATGGCGCCAGCAACTTCGTCTCATGCGAGCAATGCAGCTTCTGGCAGAAGGAAAGAAGGTCACCCACGCTGCTTTCGAAGCCGGCTACAGCACGCCGAGCGCATTCATTTCTATGTTCAGAAAGACTTTGGGGACCACGCCAGCGGTGTACTTCAGGGCCGATTGA
- a CDS encoding efflux RND transporter periplasmic adaptor subunit: MFIHKRICLVFHFVCCLSTFSQSLAHVEMVKVERRPSARTVPLTAELAPFLQTDIEARAPGYVEKVLVDRGSLVHKGQLLVQLSAPEINSQTEASEANLHQAEAEAAQAEAQEAAAESTSAKLQEAAKTPGAVAGNELLQAQKQRDAALALVDSRKAAIRTAKERLQASRAMESYLRVIAPFDGMITDRFVHPGMLIDGGHTPMLKLQQVAHLRLIVPVPETYTGSIVKGTSAVFHVPAHPGKSYSAKVARIPDALDQQSRVMMVELDVYNKDGSLAPGMYPTVDWPVGAGENLLFVPSTSVVTTTERTFVIASVNGRAHWVDVRKGPVSGESVSVRGQIAAGQEVVKRASDEIREGTPLK, encoded by the coding sequence ATGTTCATCCATAAACGCATCTGCCTTGTCTTTCATTTCGTGTGCTGCCTCTCCACCTTCTCTCAGAGTCTTGCGCATGTGGAGATGGTAAAGGTCGAACGCCGTCCATCCGCTCGAACGGTTCCTCTGACTGCCGAACTTGCTCCATTTCTACAGACTGATATTGAAGCCCGCGCTCCTGGATATGTGGAGAAAGTGCTCGTTGATCGGGGTAGCCTGGTCCACAAGGGGCAACTATTGGTTCAGCTCTCCGCGCCAGAGATCAATTCGCAGACGGAAGCTTCAGAAGCGAACCTCCATCAGGCTGAAGCAGAAGCTGCACAGGCCGAGGCTCAAGAAGCCGCAGCCGAAAGCACATCGGCGAAACTACAAGAGGCTGCTAAGACTCCCGGTGCCGTAGCTGGCAATGAACTATTGCAGGCCCAAAAGCAACGGGATGCGGCGCTGGCATTAGTTGATAGCCGAAAGGCCGCGATACGGACCGCGAAAGAACGCCTCCAGGCGAGCAGGGCAATGGAGTCGTATCTTAGAGTGATCGCGCCGTTCGATGGAATGATTACCGACCGGTTCGTGCATCCCGGAATGCTGATTGATGGTGGTCATACTCCGATGCTCAAACTCCAACAGGTTGCCCATTTGAGATTGATTGTGCCCGTTCCGGAGACCTACACCGGCTCGATCGTCAAGGGAACGTCGGCGGTCTTCCATGTTCCGGCGCATCCCGGGAAAAGTTATTCTGCGAAAGTCGCACGAATCCCTGATGCTCTCGATCAGCAGAGTCGCGTAATGATGGTCGAACTGGATGTTTACAACAAAGACGGGAGCTTGGCTCCCGGCATGTACCCAACCGTCGATTGGCCGGTGGGTGCTGGAGAGAATCTTCTCTTCGTTCCCTCGACAAGCGTCGTTACCACGACCGAACGAACCTTCGTGATCGCGTCAGTCAATGGTCGAGCACACTGGGTTGACGTTCGGAAGGGACCAGTCTCTGGTGAGAGTGTTTCAGTCCGAGGCCAAATCGCTGCTGGCCAAGAGGTCGTCAAGCGGGCTTCCGATGAAATTCGCGAAGGAACGCCACTGAAATAG
- a CDS encoding efflux RND transporter permease subunit, which translates to MRLVLAALSRPLTVIVALIAIVAGFFIAVGRMRIDIFPEVGNPVIYVAQPYGGMTPAQMEGFLTYYYEYHFLYITGIQSVDSKSVQGAALMKLTFREGTNMQQAMAETVGYVNRARAFMPPGTVPPFITRFDPGSVAVGLLLFTSNSHTQGELQNIALNQVRPLFATLPGVSAPPPFGGNQRTIVVTLDPDKLKQYGVSPEQAIAAVTSGTVVSPSGNLYDGTLNRIVQTNSTLGPELNDLMSAPIHPRTGANVYLRDIGTIENGTDIVTAYAHVDGRRTVYIPITKRSDASTLAVIQAVKAAIPSFKKVMPDDVDVQLAFDQSGYVSNAINGLVREAALGAILTGLVVLLFVRDWRGALIVVANIPFALFAAVLLLWATGQTINIMTLGGLALAVGVLVDEATVEVENIHTQLLPGVSRARAVLEACRRTVLARLLSMLCVLAVFVPSFFMNGVGRQLFVPLSLAVGFAMVASYFLSSSLVPVFATWIMKESHKGEEKEGSFGKLRTRYERYLNTVLDRRWSIIIGYFGVTALILIFVAPRIGSEIFPDSNGPVLRMRLKAPIGTRIEETEPMVMQALDLIRKTAGKHNVEITSDYVGVQPSSYPVNLIHLFTSGPEEALVQVQLRPGHPDDETLREDLRAAFHKEMPKQTVAFEAGDIISQVMSFGSPTPIQIDVQGVDIDQDYAYLAKVETELRKLDFLRDVSVVQPHLYPTVEVTVNRDYAGQFGLTMADVTNSLTPATGSSRFTAPNYWRDPRTGNAFQIQVQLPPNRMQGLGALSTLPLMRDGQSQPQLDQVAKLEYGTMPEMIERLSGQRIVSVTANLHGMPLGEAQKRIAALLKNLPTAPKGSTVAVRGQIPALEETISGLRTGLLLAIAAIFLLLMANFQSLRLPLAILSTIPGVLCGVVLMLFFTGTTLNIQSFMGAIMAVGISVANSILLVSFAEQARHQNEDVETATRTGATSRIRAILMTATAMICGMIPMAIGFGEGSAQSAPLARAVIGGLVFSTLTTLTVLPAIYALLQRKASTTSNSLNPEDPSSRYYVHP; encoded by the coding sequence ATGCGTTTAGTCCTTGCAGCTCTGAGTCGTCCCCTCACCGTGATCGTCGCGTTGATCGCGATCGTCGCCGGATTCTTTATTGCGGTTGGAAGGATGCGCATAGACATCTTTCCAGAGGTTGGCAATCCTGTGATCTACGTCGCGCAGCCCTACGGCGGCATGACGCCCGCGCAAATGGAAGGGTTCCTAACTTACTACTACGAGTATCACTTCCTCTACATCACAGGCATTCAGTCCGTGGATAGCAAGAGTGTTCAAGGCGCAGCTCTGATGAAACTGACGTTCCGCGAAGGAACGAACATGCAGCAGGCAATGGCTGAGACGGTTGGTTATGTAAATCGCGCTCGCGCCTTCATGCCGCCTGGAACGGTTCCACCCTTCATCACGCGCTTCGACCCTGGAAGTGTTGCTGTTGGTCTGCTTTTGTTTACGAGCAACAGTCACACGCAAGGCGAACTGCAAAATATCGCTCTGAATCAGGTGCGCCCGCTGTTTGCGACCCTGCCTGGAGTCTCAGCGCCACCCCCGTTTGGTGGTAACCAGCGCACCATCGTCGTCACGCTCGATCCCGACAAGCTGAAGCAGTATGGAGTTTCGCCTGAGCAGGCGATTGCGGCAGTAACCAGCGGCACAGTTGTATCGCCTTCTGGAAATCTCTATGACGGGACACTGAATCGCATCGTTCAAACAAACTCGACCTTAGGGCCGGAGCTCAACGATTTGATGAGTGCTCCGATCCATCCTCGCACTGGAGCGAACGTTTATCTGCGCGACATCGGAACCATCGAAAATGGCACGGATATCGTCACGGCTTATGCCCATGTGGATGGTCGCCGCACGGTCTACATCCCCATTACAAAGCGTTCGGACGCGTCCACTCTGGCGGTCATTCAGGCGGTGAAAGCGGCTATACCGAGCTTCAAAAAGGTCATGCCGGACGATGTCGATGTGCAACTCGCCTTCGATCAATCCGGCTATGTCTCGAACGCGATCAATGGTCTCGTCAGAGAAGCGGCGCTTGGCGCGATTCTTACCGGACTAGTTGTCCTGTTGTTTGTGAGAGACTGGCGCGGCGCGCTGATTGTCGTGGCGAACATTCCGTTCGCTCTCTTTGCTGCCGTACTCCTCTTATGGGCGACAGGCCAGACGATCAACATCATGACCCTGGGTGGATTGGCACTCGCGGTTGGAGTTCTCGTGGATGAGGCAACAGTCGAAGTCGAAAACATCCATACACAGTTGCTTCCAGGTGTCTCTCGGGCAAGAGCGGTTCTCGAAGCCTGCCGCCGCACTGTTCTGGCACGTCTCCTCTCGATGCTTTGTGTACTGGCGGTGTTTGTTCCATCGTTCTTCATGAACGGGGTGGGACGGCAACTCTTTGTCCCGTTGTCTCTCGCCGTGGGCTTCGCGATGGTTGCCTCATACTTTCTGTCGAGCAGCCTGGTGCCGGTCTTCGCCACGTGGATCATGAAGGAGTCGCATAAGGGAGAAGAGAAAGAAGGCAGCTTCGGCAAGTTGAGAACCCGCTATGAACGGTATCTGAATACTGTATTGGATCGCCGTTGGTCCATCATCATCGGATACTTCGGGGTGACTGCACTCATTCTCATTTTTGTCGCGCCTCGCATCGGAAGTGAGATATTTCCGGATTCCAATGGGCCTGTTCTACGAATGCGGCTTAAGGCACCCATCGGAACAAGAATCGAAGAGACGGAGCCTATGGTGATGCAGGCTCTCGATCTAATCCGCAAGACAGCGGGCAAGCATAACGTAGAGATCACCTCCGACTATGTAGGCGTTCAACCATCAAGCTACCCAGTCAACCTCATCCATCTCTTCACAAGCGGTCCGGAAGAAGCTCTGGTGCAGGTCCAACTCCGGCCTGGCCACCCCGACGATGAGACGCTGCGAGAGGACCTTCGCGCCGCGTTTCACAAAGAGATGCCGAAGCAGACAGTGGCATTCGAAGCAGGGGACATCATTTCTCAGGTTATGAGCTTCGGATCGCCAACGCCCATTCAGATCGACGTTCAAGGTGTAGATATCGACCAGGACTACGCGTATCTCGCAAAAGTGGAAACCGAGCTTCGTAAGCTCGACTTCCTGCGGGACGTTTCCGTCGTTCAGCCTCATCTTTATCCCACGGTCGAGGTGACAGTAAATCGTGATTATGCTGGCCAGTTCGGCCTGACGATGGCCGACGTGACGAACTCCCTGACGCCGGCTACAGGCTCGTCTCGATTCACAGCGCCCAATTACTGGCGCGATCCCAGAACGGGTAACGCATTTCAGATTCAAGTGCAACTCCCCCCAAATCGCATGCAAGGTCTCGGGGCGCTTTCTACCTTACCGCTGATGCGCGACGGACAATCTCAGCCGCAGCTGGATCAGGTTGCCAAGCTGGAATACGGGACGATGCCCGAAATGATCGAACGCTTGAGCGGACAGCGGATCGTCAGCGTGACTGCCAACCTGCACGGAATGCCTCTCGGCGAGGCTCAGAAACGCATCGCGGCACTCCTGAAAAACCTTCCGACGGCTCCTAAGGGTTCAACCGTTGCGGTACGAGGACAGATACCCGCCCTTGAAGAGACAATATCGGGTCTGCGTACAGGGCTCCTTCTGGCCATCGCTGCAATATTCCTGCTGCTCATGGCAAACTTTCAATCTCTTCGTCTTCCTCTCGCCATCCTGTCGACAATCCCGGGTGTCCTCTGCGGTGTGGTTCTTATGCTGTTCTTTACAGGAACCACACTCAATATTCAGTCCTTCATGGGAGCGATCATGGCAGTCGGCATTTCGGTCGCGAACTCCATTCTCCTGGTCAGCTTCGCGGAACAGGCAAGGCACCAGAATGAAGATGTCGAAACCGCGACCCGGACGGGAGCAACGAGCCGCATTCGGGCGATTTTGATGACAGCGACTGCCATGATCTGCGGCATGATTCCCATGGCAATTGGCTTCGGAGAAGGAAGTGCGCAATCCGCTCCTCTTGCCAGGGCTGTTATAGGCGGGCTCGTCTTCTCTACATTGACGACTCTCACAGTGCTTCCGGCTATCTACGCGTTGCTGCAACGCAAAGCGTCCACCACCTCAAATTCACTCAATCCCGAAGATCCATCGAGCCGCTACTATGTTCATCCATAA
- a CDS encoding TolC family protein — MKANSPFIRNGCWIRGVAVGCLLVAGTSAAVTAQSSVVATPAVPSDLTIVQVVQDAEQNYPAIHVSEQDLNAAVANIRLARTAYLPRLDGIVQVNRATRNNIFGTLLPENTLPSMSGPVIGTNNGGSVWGSATGLLINWQPFDFGLRNTKVEAAAAARDRANASVQRSQLEISSAAADAFLTVLAARQTQNSAQVAVDNWEILRKTIHALTVAELRPAADESRIEAEKAAANTQLALATEAVEMGEATLAKFLSKPDDITKPLNSAHLLGEIPMGVEDDGAFHPESTPAMLEQHAAVSQSAAELRATDRSWVPQFNLEAAGYGRGTGAETNGQRLSGANGLAPNVGNYAVGLNVTFGFLDFASIHAREASQAATLKADQSRETLIGRQLQEQFSQARAALRAMRSVAKNTPIQVEAARTALAQATARYKAGLTSIDDVAQAQRLVVQAEMDDSIARLNVWRAFLQLQSVRGDLQPFLQAAQ; from the coding sequence TTGAAGGCAAATAGTCCATTCATCCGAAATGGCTGCTGGATCCGAGGAGTCGCTGTCGGCTGCCTTCTCGTGGCCGGTACCTCTGCTGCAGTTACTGCCCAGTCCTCGGTCGTGGCTACTCCCGCTGTGCCGTCTGATCTCACGATTGTTCAAGTCGTTCAGGACGCCGAGCAGAACTATCCTGCGATTCATGTTTCTGAGCAGGATCTCAACGCGGCTGTGGCAAATATCCGGTTGGCAAGGACTGCCTATCTTCCACGTCTCGATGGGATTGTTCAGGTCAACAGGGCTACGCGAAACAACATCTTCGGCACTCTGCTTCCAGAGAATACGTTGCCAAGCATGTCCGGGCCAGTCATTGGAACAAACAATGGCGGGTCTGTCTGGGGAAGCGCTACAGGGCTTCTGATCAACTGGCAGCCGTTCGACTTCGGTTTACGGAACACCAAGGTGGAAGCGGCCGCAGCAGCACGCGATCGAGCGAATGCATCTGTGCAAAGGAGCCAGCTTGAGATCTCAAGTGCGGCCGCGGACGCGTTTCTGACCGTTCTTGCGGCTCGTCAAACACAGAATTCCGCTCAGGTTGCCGTCGACAATTGGGAAATCTTGCGGAAGACCATTCACGCTCTCACGGTTGCGGAGCTGCGTCCCGCTGCCGACGAATCCCGGATTGAGGCGGAGAAGGCGGCGGCGAATACTCAATTGGCTCTTGCGACAGAAGCAGTCGAAATGGGCGAGGCAACACTCGCGAAGTTTCTCTCGAAGCCGGACGACATAACGAAACCCCTCAATTCCGCACATCTTCTTGGTGAGATCCCAATGGGAGTCGAGGATGACGGAGCATTTCATCCAGAAAGCACTCCTGCGATGCTGGAGCAACATGCAGCCGTCTCTCAATCGGCCGCGGAACTTCGTGCCACGGACCGAAGCTGGGTGCCGCAGTTCAATCTGGAAGCGGCAGGTTACGGCCGAGGCACCGGCGCGGAGACCAACGGACAGCGCCTGAGCGGAGCTAACGGTCTCGCTCCAAACGTAGGAAACTACGCAGTCGGCCTGAACGTAACCTTTGGCTTTCTTGACTTTGCCAGTATCCACGCCCGTGAAGCCTCACAAGCCGCCACGTTAAAGGCCGACCAATCTCGCGAGACGTTAATTGGCCGACAGCTCCAGGAGCAGTTCAGCCAGGCACGAGCCGCCTTACGGGCGATGCGAAGCGTTGCGAAGAATACTCCAATCCAGGTCGAGGCTGCTCGAACCGCTCTTGCTCAAGCTACGGCTCGTTACAAGGCGGGGCTGACTTCGATTGATGATGTGGCGCAGGCGCAGCGGCTTGTGGTGCAGGCGGAGATGGATGATTCGATTGCACGCCTGAATGTCTGGCGTGCATTCCTCCAATTGCAATCAGTACGTGGCGATCTTCAGCCTTTTCTTCAGGCAGCTCAGTAG
- a CDS encoding PadR family transcriptional regulator, whose protein sequence is MDNRDLYSGMIRLHILHHAEHEAIFGAGMTEELARHGYKISPGTLYPILHGLEKRGYLKSENERSGRTARRLYKITSSGRRALNTAKLRVRELFGELIEGK, encoded by the coding sequence ATGGACAACCGCGATCTCTATTCTGGCATGATCCGTCTTCACATTCTTCATCATGCCGAGCATGAGGCTATCTTTGGGGCCGGTATGACGGAGGAGCTTGCCCGGCATGGGTACAAGATCAGCCCTGGTACTCTCTATCCGATCCTCCACGGTTTAGAGAAGCGCGGCTATCTGAAGTCTGAAAATGAACGGTCTGGTAGAACAGCCCGTCGCCTTTACAAGATAACGAGTTCCGGCCGACGTGCGCTCAATACAGCAAAGCTCCGGGTCCGCGAGCTTTTTGGAGAGCTGATTGAAGGCAAATAG
- a CDS encoding IS110 family transposase, whose product MQIRSVGIDLGKTTFHLVALDAAGKVLLQKKFTQKQLITFTANMQTC is encoded by the coding sequence ATGCAGATACGTTCGGTTGGCATTGATCTGGGCAAGACTACCTTTCACCTCGTAGCGCTGGACGCAGCAGGCAAGGTGCTGTTGCAGAAGAAGTTCACTCAGAAGCAGCTCATCACCTTCACCGCGAACATGCAGACCTGTTGA
- a CDS encoding transposase: MEACSGAHFLGRVLREQGHDVKLIPAQFVKPFVKSNKNDFLDAEAIAEAVDRQNMRFVPIKTDDQLDLQAMHRVRDRLVARRTSVINQLRAFLLERVFMIWNRTSTTSEPSPKLTMRLGTPCGRRPVAAGLERLSVSAACMPGALACSLQRPVQRQFHCAFVSCSLKTGMSLTKEKTLLRITWLTVTRARACRSSGKGLYHSEEHLYRVRRFRGSGGTALSKACLSSKINGYLGRNAGVNATCQVSIANLGYQLDPT; encoded by the coding sequence ATGGAGGCGTGTTCAGGCGCTCACTTCCTCGGACGTGTTCTGCGAGAACAAGGCCATGACGTGAAGTTGATCCCAGCCCAGTTCGTGAAGCCGTTTGTGAAGTCCAACAAGAACGACTTCCTGGATGCCGAGGCCATCGCCGAGGCGGTGGACCGGCAGAACATGCGCTTCGTTCCGATCAAGACCGACGACCAGCTCGACCTGCAGGCCATGCATCGTGTGCGCGATCGTCTCGTCGCGCGCCGAACGTCCGTGATCAACCAGCTGCGGGCCTTCCTGCTGGAGCGTGTCTTCATGATCTGGAATCGTACTAGCACCACGTCAGAACCGTCGCCGAAATTGACAATGCGGTTGGGAACGCCCTGCGGTCGTCGACCGGTCGCCGCTGGGTTAGAGCGATTATCTGTCAGCGCCGCATGCATGCCGGGGGCGTTGGCATGTAGTCTCCAGCGCCCGGTTCAGCGCCAGTTCCACTGTGCCTTCGTGAGTTGCTCTTTGAAGACCGGAATGTCGCTGACTAAAGAGAAAACGTTATTGCGCATAACATGGCTAACAGTGACTAGAGCGAGGGCATGCCGTAGTTCGGGAAAAGGTCTTTACCATTCTGAAGAGCATCTTTATCGGGTGAGAAGGTTTCGAGGTAGTGGGGGTACCGCCCTCTCGAAAGCCTGCCTGTCTTCGAAGATTAACGGTTACCTGGGGAGGAACGCTGGCGTAAACGCCACATGCCAGGTTTCGATTGCCAACCTCGGATATCAGCTGGACCCTACTTGA
- a CDS encoding LacI family DNA-binding transcriptional regulator, protein MTVRLKDIANDLNLSKMTISKVLRGQTDVSPATKARVLQRVKELNYRPNISARSLRTGNTLSIGLVIPSLSNPFFADITRGLVQTMRTAGYGLLISSSEEDPEIERHEIELQLSRQVDALIVASVQESSEFFAALGQQRAPLVLVDRKPPSFAAHFVGLRDQDIGYVAAAHLAEMRCRKLAYLRGPRTAAADLRWSGYRAALSEFNIPFRPGLVVDAGEMARNEYQRGYDTMCRLLEGRVKPDGVMCYSDLLALGVIDAALEKNLRVPEDVSVVGCGDLPSTRETRVPLSSVNLSGEEVGRRTAKLVLRTLSGKEVAPDRNILLSPRMVVRRSSDR, encoded by the coding sequence ATGACCGTGCGCCTGAAAGACATTGCAAACGATCTGAACCTTTCGAAGATGACGATTTCCAAGGTTCTGCGTGGGCAAACCGATGTGAGCCCCGCCACGAAGGCGCGGGTGCTTCAGCGGGTGAAAGAGCTGAACTATAGGCCCAATATCTCGGCCCGCAGCCTTCGCACGGGCAACACGTTGAGCATTGGCTTGGTGATTCCTTCGCTTTCGAATCCTTTCTTCGCGGATATTACGCGAGGTCTCGTGCAAACAATGCGGACGGCAGGGTACGGCCTGCTGATCTCGTCGTCGGAAGAGGATCCGGAGATCGAGCGGCATGAGATCGAGCTGCAGCTATCGAGGCAAGTGGATGCTCTCATCGTTGCATCAGTGCAGGAGTCATCTGAGTTTTTCGCCGCTCTTGGTCAACAGCGGGCGCCGCTAGTTTTGGTCGATCGCAAGCCGCCCTCGTTTGCCGCTCATTTTGTCGGATTGCGCGATCAGGATATTGGCTACGTGGCGGCGGCGCATCTTGCTGAAATGCGATGTCGCAAGCTTGCGTATCTGCGAGGACCACGAACGGCAGCTGCGGATCTTCGTTGGTCGGGATATCGAGCTGCTTTGAGCGAGTTCAACATACCTTTCAGGCCCGGCCTCGTGGTGGATGCCGGCGAGATGGCCCGCAACGAATATCAACGAGGGTATGACACGATGTGTCGGTTGTTAGAGGGCAGGGTGAAGCCGGATGGCGTGATGTGCTACAGCGATCTCCTGGCCCTGGGAGTGATCGATGCGGCGCTTGAAAAGAATCTAAGAGTGCCGGAGGATGTCTCCGTTGTAGGTTGTGGCGATCTGCCATCCACTCGCGAGACGCGGGTTCCGCTATCCAGCGTGAATCTCTCTGGTGAAGAGGTCGGGAGGAGAACGGCGAAGCTGGTGTTGCGCACATTGTCTGGCAAGGAAGTCGCTCCAGATCGCAATATTCTGCTATCGCCTCGAATGGTTGTTAGACGATCCAGCGATCGTTGA
- a CDS encoding carbohydrate kinase family protein codes for MLSKRIAAKPFDLVVFGEFFSDLIFYRLPDRPRLGEELKTDHFLIAPGGGLATTALAASKLGTSTGIVTRVGVDASVLPTWAAMMNQGLDVTACEVRKDVPTALTVCIAYKADRMMVTHEPINRNLEDLLDKVQVQRKLRRARHVHLACALHRPQKWIPLLKSLREDGITISADFGWNPDISINQLISIIQHCQFIFPNQHEACAITRTTTARRALEKLHEWVRVPVVKLGSKGAMLMSDGNVYRQPALRGSIVDATGAGDAFNGGFLHEFLRGSQWDDCLRAGNICGSLAAMAPGGSLGLPTPPEFAKHMRTLRSAGLTKKTPAK; via the coding sequence ATGCTTTCAAAGCGAATCGCAGCGAAACCCTTTGACCTCGTCGTCTTTGGTGAGTTCTTTTCTGACCTCATCTTCTATCGACTACCCGACCGGCCACGCCTGGGCGAAGAGTTGAAGACTGATCATTTCCTGATCGCGCCCGGTGGTGGACTGGCGACAACGGCACTGGCCGCGAGCAAACTGGGTACGTCAACAGGTATCGTGACCCGCGTAGGAGTGGACGCTTCTGTGCTGCCGACCTGGGCAGCCATGATGAATCAGGGGTTGGATGTAACCGCATGCGAGGTGCGCAAGGATGTTCCGACGGCTTTGACCGTCTGCATTGCATATAAGGCTGACCGGATGATGGTGACGCATGAACCGATCAATCGGAATCTGGAAGACCTGCTGGATAAGGTTCAGGTGCAACGTAAGTTGAGACGCGCGCGCCATGTGCACCTCGCATGTGCGCTGCACCGGCCACAGAAATGGATCCCATTGCTGAAGTCTCTGCGTGAGGACGGGATTACCATCTCCGCTGACTTTGGATGGAACCCGGATATCTCCATCAATCAGCTGATCTCCATCATCCAGCACTGTCAGTTTATCTTTCCGAATCAGCATGAGGCCTGCGCGATCACTCGAACCACGACCGCACGTAGAGCACTTGAAAAGCTGCATGAGTGGGTTCGCGTTCCCGTAGTGAAACTAGGCTCGAAGGGAGCCATGCTGATGTCCGACGGCAACGTATACAGGCAGCCTGCCTTACGGGGTAGTATCGTTGACGCCACAGGCGCTGGCGATGCATTCAATGGCGGTTTTCTTCACGAGTTTTTGCGTGGCTCTCAGTGGGACGACTGTCTGCGCGCCGGCAATATATGCGGCAGCCTGGCAGCGATGGCGCCGGGCGGCTCTCTTGGACTCCCCACGCCTCCTGAGTTTGCCAAGCACATGCGCACACTCAGGTCTGCCGGTCTTACTAAAAAGACTCCCGCGAAATAA